One window of the Stigmatella aurantiaca genome contains the following:
- a CDS encoding TIGR02269 family lipoprotein, whose product MALVGVLLAACATTNVSLPEKEPQEVSWEEGCQDDTTLELVCAEDTCAFFHCRDLTEDRKATPGNIEPARWPGLRPPGGWRRGGRLPRPGAEPVFRIRWHNHPAPTLPSQRPLPGDRLVKHHIFPQAPDLAAWFQQQGLNIHQYTLLIPREVHIRIHNGGQRGGRWNEEWCHFTRGRLRATPEEIWQHAIKLIVRYDLTGASMVPY is encoded by the coding sequence ATGGCGCTCGTAGGTGTGCTCCTGGCGGCCTGCGCCACCACGAATGTCTCACTGCCTGAGAAGGAACCCCAGGAAGTCTCCTGGGAAGAAGGCTGCCAGGACGACACCACCCTTGAGCTGGTCTGCGCCGAAGACACCTGTGCCTTCTTCCACTGCAGGGACTTGACTGAGGACAGGAAAGCCACCCCTGGCAACATCGAGCCGGCTCGATGGCCGGGACTCAGGCCTCCTGGCGGGTGGCGCAGAGGGGGACGGCTACCTCGGCCAGGCGCCGAGCCCGTCTTCCGAATCCGCTGGCACAACCACCCCGCTCCAACCCTGCCCAGTCAGCGCCCGCTCCCGGGCGACCGCCTCGTGAAGCACCACATCTTCCCGCAGGCCCCGGACCTCGCCGCATGGTTCCAGCAGCAGGGCCTCAACATCCACCAGTACACGCTCTTGATTCCTCGTGAAGTGCATATTCGGATCCATAACGGAGGCCAACGCGGAGGCCGGTGGAATGAGGAATGGTGTCACTTCACGAGGGGCCGCCTGCGAGCCACACCCGAGGAGATTTGGCAGCACGCCATCAAGTTGATCGTGAGGTACGATCTGACAGGAGCCTCGATGGTGCCCTACTGA
- a CDS encoding ATP-binding protein produces MALARNWMRDDAPVIFLSVDRLSGIATRHDLQSEFRLEKDLLEVLAHWPGRNAGLLVIDALDASRGGLSEALFSSLIEEAVARLGERWSVVASIRTFDLKSGRRFREAMRGTPPDRTYAEAGLAQVRHFKVPRLTVSELTTVARENDELGALLGNAPRALIDLLGNLFSLSIAVNLIAGGISAASIRSITTQSDLLERYEDERLPNRRMLAAVTSTIAAMVERRRLTVRWLDVQHEAIDEVLASGVLVKAGDRLEFAHHVLFDHVTGRYFLEWDDPERLQARVTAAPAIGFILGPSLRFAMERMWRDDEHGRPRSWRFIAGLAGVDNLDPVVASVALRTVADRVERTADIEALAALLEDPQANHATLGTMLSRLARFFGMSFAGGNTDHASAAIAWATLAQRTIRTGKKEFTDGANFLLWTLFQRGDFSNSGFTHAFGGAARDLLAFAWGVDPPMPNLATNAIRFVARSFSADPTASAHLLKQIIEEPRFSQHAHEEATWLAEGIQYIAPIDSTFAVRIYVTLFSRPAPQDGTTLMGGVVSRLLPLTSTRKQDYEHARWHLTRALPRFLAAAPGPATRALIGAANGLAEQESYRANQLERVTAQAGMREVTILYDPFSPGGWRQRGDPANELLAAFEEFLRNCTPEAFRDAVGAVLECPTNTAVWAHIFDSAADRIGVADALLWPIVTTPALVSIAAIAHSAINYLAALYPSATESERRTFETVALTADLFTGENERNSWRRFLGRFLSVVSSDVLTTESMRTLRAELERAGELTGNRPSPSFEMRYGGSDNIAEELLAHSGVDLGRSPDREIFAASQTLDKVLAASTKEPDDSEIQAIWSAVETVIAVIDASVDPSPHKETLRASWGTISNALERIVQSDHFDPAAPSQPDLDAVLDLASRLATSPYPELRDERDSDMAWGNWDVRVYAASSFMALAPRFASQRPPILEALNNFLGDPSATVRLQVARSINVLWDVAREPMWAMVARIANEEANLGVLGSYVAGPLTRLAGADPTRCEDMLASVLRRVTPQATEDSGRRRETLDNAVGHLIAWLYVARGRERVRAWISDWMANLVIGERYLLPMLSSLREVFFFRYGPDSTPDENALFQRAKDILGTVVATAVEVIEAARRELQRSDLAEADKAAHEKRYLAGDRLLEQACSQLYFGSGAFRSGNRGEDKPGLTGSDAMRLFLGDFGLALKRIGQAGTPRTLHHLVELYAYLSDASPGEVFDRLADILAGPAIREGYHFESIASDVLVNLVRRNLADHRAIFEDTTRRSRLVEVLEVFSRAGWPEAMKLLYELPDLLR; encoded by the coding sequence GTGGCCTTGGCGCGCAATTGGATGCGCGATGATGCTCCTGTCATCTTCCTCTCTGTTGATCGATTGTCCGGGATAGCAACGCGCCACGACCTCCAATCTGAATTCAGGTTGGAGAAGGATTTACTTGAGGTTCTCGCGCACTGGCCCGGACGAAATGCGGGCCTGCTCGTCATCGATGCCCTTGATGCATCGCGTGGAGGCTTGTCAGAGGCCCTATTCTCCTCGCTCATCGAAGAGGCGGTGGCGCGCCTTGGTGAGCGATGGTCAGTTGTGGCGTCGATCCGGACCTTTGACCTCAAGAGTGGCCGTAGATTCCGCGAGGCTATGCGCGGCACCCCTCCTGACCGGACATATGCCGAGGCAGGCCTTGCTCAAGTCCGGCACTTCAAAGTGCCTCGCCTTACTGTAAGTGAACTAACTACTGTCGCACGGGAGAATGACGAACTCGGTGCGCTGTTGGGAAATGCGCCACGGGCACTCATCGATCTTCTCGGAAATCTTTTTAGCCTTTCGATTGCTGTCAACCTCATCGCGGGCGGTATTTCTGCAGCGAGTATCCGGAGCATAACCACTCAGTCGGACTTGCTTGAACGTTATGAGGACGAGCGCCTACCGAACAGACGCATGCTCGCTGCAGTGACAAGCACTATTGCTGCCATGGTCGAGCGGCGTCGACTAACAGTGCGTTGGCTGGACGTACAGCATGAGGCTATCGATGAGGTTCTCGCGTCAGGGGTCCTAGTGAAAGCCGGCGATAGGCTTGAATTTGCCCATCACGTCCTCTTTGATCACGTGACCGGTCGGTACTTTCTGGAATGGGATGATCCCGAGCGCCTTCAGGCTCGCGTTACGGCCGCACCTGCCATCGGTTTCATTCTTGGCCCGTCATTACGCTTTGCCATGGAACGCATGTGGCGCGATGACGAGCACGGCCGACCTCGGTCGTGGCGTTTTATTGCTGGCCTTGCAGGAGTCGACAACCTTGATCCAGTGGTTGCAAGCGTCGCGCTACGCACAGTTGCTGACCGCGTGGAGCGCACGGCAGATATTGAAGCTCTCGCCGCACTTCTCGAAGACCCTCAGGCCAACCATGCAACCTTGGGAACAATGCTGTCGCGGCTCGCTCGCTTCTTCGGCATGAGCTTCGCTGGGGGGAATACGGACCATGCCAGTGCTGCGATCGCTTGGGCCACTCTTGCCCAACGTACGATTAGAACTGGCAAGAAAGAATTCACTGATGGCGCGAACTTCCTGCTCTGGACACTGTTCCAACGCGGGGATTTTAGCAACAGTGGCTTCACGCATGCCTTCGGCGGCGCAGCTCGCGACCTCCTTGCTTTTGCTTGGGGGGTAGATCCACCGATGCCAAATTTGGCAACGAATGCGATTCGTTTCGTCGCTAGATCTTTCTCTGCCGATCCAACGGCCTCCGCTCACCTCCTTAAGCAAATAATAGAGGAACCTCGCTTCTCACAGCATGCGCACGAGGAGGCCACTTGGCTCGCGGAGGGTATTCAGTACATCGCGCCTATCGATTCTACCTTTGCAGTTCGGATCTATGTCACGCTCTTTAGCCGGCCTGCTCCGCAAGACGGGACAACCTTGATGGGGGGTGTGGTAAGCCGCCTCCTGCCGCTCACCTCGACCCGCAAGCAGGACTATGAGCATGCTCGGTGGCATCTGACACGAGCGCTCCCGCGATTTCTTGCCGCAGCCCCTGGTCCTGCGACTAGGGCGCTAATTGGTGCAGCGAACGGACTCGCCGAGCAGGAGTCTTACCGCGCCAATCAGCTTGAGCGTGTTACGGCACAGGCAGGTATGCGGGAGGTTACCATCCTATATGATCCATTCTCGCCTGGAGGCTGGCGGCAGCGTGGGGATCCCGCGAATGAACTTCTTGCCGCCTTTGAAGAATTCCTCCGAAACTGCACACCCGAAGCATTTCGTGATGCGGTAGGAGCCGTTCTCGAATGCCCAACCAACACGGCAGTATGGGCGCATATCTTCGACAGTGCAGCGGACCGCATCGGTGTCGCCGACGCTCTCCTCTGGCCTATCGTTACGACCCCGGCGCTCGTCAGCATCGCCGCTATTGCCCACAGTGCTATCAACTACTTGGCGGCCCTCTACCCATCAGCAACCGAGAGCGAGCGGCGCACGTTTGAGACGGTCGCGCTAACAGCGGACCTTTTTACAGGGGAGAATGAGCGCAACTCGTGGCGCAGATTCCTGGGACGTTTCCTATCTGTAGTATCATCCGACGTGCTCACAACCGAGTCGATGAGAACGTTGAGAGCGGAATTAGAGCGCGCAGGAGAACTCACCGGCAACCGGCCCTCGCCTTCCTTCGAAATGCGATATGGCGGCTCAGATAACATTGCCGAGGAGTTACTTGCACACAGCGGCGTTGATCTCGGCCGTTCGCCAGACCGAGAGATATTCGCGGCCAGCCAGACCCTGGACAAGGTGCTGGCAGCATCGACCAAAGAGCCGGACGACTCCGAGATTCAGGCTATCTGGTCTGCCGTTGAAACAGTGATCGCAGTTATTGATGCTTCCGTTGATCCGTCTCCTCACAAAGAGACTTTACGCGCGAGCTGGGGGACGATCAGCAATGCGCTCGAGCGCATTGTTCAGAGTGATCATTTCGACCCTGCTGCGCCTAGCCAACCAGATCTCGACGCCGTTCTCGACCTTGCCTCGCGACTTGCTACTAGTCCTTACCCCGAGTTGCGCGACGAGCGTGACAGCGACATGGCATGGGGCAACTGGGATGTTCGTGTCTACGCAGCATCAAGTTTCATGGCGCTCGCACCGCGGTTCGCGTCGCAACGCCCGCCCATCCTTGAAGCCTTGAACAACTTCCTAGGGGATCCGAGCGCAACTGTCCGACTCCAAGTTGCCCGGAGCATCAATGTCCTTTGGGATGTTGCGCGAGAGCCGATGTGGGCCATGGTGGCTCGCATTGCCAACGAGGAAGCCAACCTTGGTGTGCTCGGCTCCTACGTTGCTGGGCCGCTCACTCGGCTCGCAGGAGCAGATCCGACCCGTTGCGAGGACATGCTCGCCTCCGTGCTGCGACGCGTGACACCCCAGGCAACCGAGGATAGCGGCAGGCGACGCGAGACTCTCGACAACGCAGTCGGCCATTTGATTGCATGGCTATATGTCGCCCGTGGTCGTGAGCGCGTCCGAGCTTGGATCTCCGATTGGATGGCCAACCTCGTGATAGGCGAGCGCTATCTCCTGCCAATGCTTTCATCGCTCCGGGAAGTCTTCTTCTTCCGCTACGGCCCCGACTCAACGCCCGATGAAAATGCGCTTTTTCAAAGGGCGAAAGACATCCTGGGAACTGTGGTCGCTACTGCAGTCGAGGTCATCGAAGCGGCTAGGCGCGAGTTGCAGCGCTCTGACCTTGCTGAAGCTGATAAGGCAGCCCATGAAAAGCGTTACCTCGCAGGCGATCGTCTCCTTGAACAGGCGTGTAGCCAGCTCTACTTCGGTTCCGGAGCATTTAGGTCAGGGAACCGAGGCGAGGATAAGCCCGGCTTAACGGGCAGTGACGCTATGCGTCTCTTCTTAGGTGATTTTGGACTGGCACTAAAACGAATCGGTCAGGCAGGAACACCCCGCACGCTTCATCACCTTGTTGAACTGTACGCCTATCTCTCCGATGCCTCTCCCGGAGAGGTGTTCGACCGGCTCGCCGACATCTTAGCCGGTCCGGCCATCCGGGAGGGCTACCATTTCGAGAGTATCGCATCTGACGTGCTCGTCAATCTCGTGCGGCGAAACCTCGCGGATCATCGCGCCATCTTCGAAGATACAACTCGCCGCAGTCGCCTGGTGGAGGTTCTCGAGGTCTTCTCGCGTGCGGGTTGGCCTGAAGCTATGAAGCTCCTCTACGAACTGCCGGATCTCCTGCGATGA